A stretch of the Prochlorococcus marinus str. MIT 0918 genome encodes the following:
- a CDS encoding glucose-6-phosphate isomerase, whose product MNFPDFSSDNANLQWKRFSNLLYFNDELGLWLDISRMKITSSNIESLSTPFNKAFDAIDKLEKGAISNADENRQVGHYWLRDSLLAPTKEISNLVTEGISDIAEFGRNILSGKIKNEDNKPFTDVCWIGIGGSGLGPILIINALKKSTKGLNFIFIDNVDTNGINDKLVSLKNNLKTTLFVVVSKSGGTPEPQIAMDQAKHFLLRNNIEWSKRSIAITMKDSLLDKIAKSESWLKRFDLPDWVGGRTSITGSVGLLPLALIDENIYDFLKGASTMDSITREKNIYQNPSALLASAWYYSGDGKGLRDMVVLPYQDRLEVFSKYLQQLIMESLGKQEDRSGNIVNQGLSVYGNKGSTDQHAYVQQLRDGIDNFFVTFIEILQDNKDIPTLNDKSPGDYLSGFLQGTRLALSENGRQSITISLRKFNAFSLGALIALFERSVGLYAELIDINAYHQPGVEAGKKAASNLISLKLQIENILSDKKPYSINDIVSKLNHSSCESVFLIIRHISVNQDFYTINGDWSEPSSLIIKRTN is encoded by the coding sequence ATGAACTTCCCAGACTTCAGCAGCGATAATGCCAATCTACAATGGAAACGCTTTTCTAACTTGCTTTATTTTAATGATGAGTTGGGCTTGTGGCTTGATATTAGTAGAATGAAAATCACTTCATCTAATATAGAATCATTATCAACACCTTTTAACAAAGCTTTTGATGCTATTGATAAATTAGAAAAAGGAGCTATATCAAATGCAGATGAAAACAGACAAGTTGGTCATTACTGGTTAAGAGATTCTTTACTTGCACCTACAAAAGAAATATCTAATCTTGTAACAGAAGGAATTTCAGATATAGCTGAATTTGGAAGAAATATACTCTCAGGTAAAATTAAAAATGAAGATAATAAGCCATTTACAGATGTTTGTTGGATAGGTATTGGGGGTAGTGGTTTAGGTCCTATTTTAATAATAAATGCATTAAAGAAATCAACTAAAGGTTTGAATTTTATTTTTATTGATAATGTTGATACAAATGGTATTAATGATAAGTTAGTTTCATTAAAAAATAATCTTAAAACAACTTTATTTGTTGTAGTTAGTAAATCTGGAGGTACACCAGAACCACAAATAGCAATGGATCAAGCTAAGCATTTCTTGTTGAGAAATAATATTGAATGGTCTAAAAGATCAATAGCAATAACAATGAAAGATAGTTTATTAGACAAAATTGCTAAATCGGAATCATGGCTAAAAAGGTTTGATCTGCCTGATTGGGTAGGTGGAAGAACAAGTATAACTGGATCTGTAGGCCTCCTTCCTTTAGCTTTAATTGATGAAAATATTTATGATTTTCTTAAAGGAGCATCAACTATGGATTCAATAACAAGGGAAAAAAATATTTACCAAAACCCATCAGCATTATTAGCTTCTGCTTGGTATTACTCTGGGGATGGTAAAGGACTTAGAGATATGGTTGTACTTCCATATCAAGACAGATTGGAAGTTTTTAGTAAATACCTTCAACAATTAATTATGGAATCCTTAGGGAAGCAGGAAGACAGAAGCGGTAATATAGTAAATCAAGGCTTATCAGTTTATGGAAATAAAGGCTCTACTGATCAACATGCATATGTTCAGCAATTAAGAGATGGTATAGATAACTTTTTTGTTACATTTATAGAAATTTTACAAGATAACAAGGATATTCCTACATTAAATGATAAATCACCAGGAGATTACTTATCTGGGTTCTTACAAGGCACTAGACTCGCTCTTTCAGAAAATGGTCGACAAAGTATAACAATTAGTCTTAGAAAATTTAATGCATTTTCTTTAGGAGCCTTAATTGCTTTATTTGAAAGATCTGTAGGATTATATGCTGAATTAATTGATATTAACGCCTACCATCAACCAGGAGTAGAGGCTGGTAAAAAAGCGGCTTCTAATTTAATTTCTCTTAAACTACAGATAGAGAATATTCTTTCTGATAAAAAACCATACTCTATTAATGACATTG
- the purN gene encoding phosphoribosylglycinamide formyltransferase — MNNLESKTIISPAYKKPISFSPRIKLAIMASGKGSNFNTILTDIQNGYLDADIICLIVNNKNCGAYKIAKKNSIPILYLDHNCYVSRQEFDKAIINKLNNFYVEGIVMVGWNRIVTNILLNEYQGRVVNLHPSLLPSFKGNNAIKKAIEANVCISGCTVHLVEEKVDSGEILIQSAVPIDIEDDETSLLRNIQIQEHKIISIGISLAAQKWRRNI, encoded by the coding sequence ATGAATAATCTAGAATCTAAAACAATAATTAGCCCAGCCTATAAAAAGCCAATATCCTTTTCTCCTAGGATAAAATTAGCTATAATGGCATCAGGTAAAGGATCAAATTTTAATACTATATTAACAGATATACAGAATGGATACCTTGATGCAGATATAATATGCCTAATAGTTAATAATAAAAACTGTGGGGCTTATAAAATCGCGAAAAAAAATAGTATCCCTATATTATATCTAGACCATAATTGTTATGTTTCAAGACAGGAATTTGATAAAGCAATAATTAATAAGCTTAATAATTTTTACGTAGAAGGAATAGTAATGGTTGGTTGGAATAGAATTGTTACTAATATCTTATTAAATGAATATCAAGGTAGAGTAGTTAATCTCCATCCTTCCCTACTTCCTAGTTTTAAAGGTAATAATGCTATAAAAAAGGCTATAGAAGCTAATGTTTGTATAAGTGGATGTACTGTACATTTAGTAGAAGAAAAGGTAGATTCTGGTGAAATTTTAATTCAATCTGCAGTTCCTATTGATATTGAAGATGATGAAACTTCTCTTTTAAGAAATATTCAAATACAAGAGCATAAAATTATAAGTATTGGAATTTCTCTTGCTGCACAAAAATGGAGAAGAAATATTTAA
- the argC gene encoding N-acetyl-gamma-glutamyl-phosphate reductase: protein MNSLKNTSNHIAVVGASGYGGIQALEILKHHPSFEITFLGGNKTANSRWNELHPFLQLENNPIIESPDPNIISDKASYVILSLPNGLSSQLVPELINKNVRVIDLSADYRYRSLDKWRDVYTEESTKYFRSDEVLCKNAIYGLPEWNYENISKAKIIASPGCFPTASLLPLIPFLKQGLIENDGIIIDAKTGTSGGGRDPKQHLLLSECSESISPYGVIGHRHTSEIEQELNHITGNSIQIQFTPHLVPMVRGMLCTVYARLRDPCLTAEDCKTVLETVYRNYPSIKILPVGTYPMTKWVKNTNNTLLSVEVDKRNGRIILMSVIDNLLKGQAGQAIQCLNIMAGLNINTGLPTSNFYP from the coding sequence ATGAACTCATTAAAGAATACATCTAATCATATTGCTGTTGTAGGAGCTTCAGGTTATGGAGGCATTCAAGCTCTTGAAATACTAAAACATCATCCATCCTTTGAGATTACATTTCTTGGTGGGAATAAAACTGCTAATTCAAGATGGAATGAACTACATCCATTTTTGCAATTAGAAAATAATCCTATTATTGAATCTCCTGATCCTAATATAATCTCTGATAAAGCCAGTTATGTTATACTTAGTCTGCCTAATGGATTATCATCTCAGTTAGTTCCTGAATTGATAAATAAAAATGTTAGGGTTATAGATCTTTCAGCTGATTATAGATATAGATCATTAGATAAATGGAGAGATGTTTATACAGAAGAATCAACTAAATATTTTAGGAGTGATGAGGTCTTATGTAAAAATGCTATATATGGACTACCAGAATGGAATTATGAAAATATTTCAAAAGCAAAAATTATAGCCTCACCAGGATGTTTTCCAACAGCAAGTTTATTACCTTTAATACCTTTTCTCAAACAAGGATTAATAGAAAATGATGGCATAATTATAGATGCTAAGACAGGTACATCTGGCGGAGGTAGAGACCCTAAACAGCATCTATTGTTATCTGAGTGTTCAGAATCAATATCACCATATGGTGTTATTGGACATCGTCATACTTCAGAAATAGAACAAGAATTAAATCATATAACTGGTAACTCAATTCAAATTCAATTTACTCCTCATTTGGTTCCAATGGTTAGAGGAATGCTTTGCACTGTATATGCAAGGTTAAGAGATCCTTGTTTAACAGCAGAGGATTGTAAGACAGTATTAGAAACTGTATATAGAAATTACCCTTCAATCAAAATTTTACCTGTTGGTACTTATCCCATGACAAAATGGGTAAAAAATACTAATAATACCTTATTAAGTGTTGAGGTAGATAAACGAAATGGAAGGATTATTTTAATGTCTGTTATAGATAATTTACTTAAAGGACAAGCTGGTCAAGCTATTCAATGTTTAAATATAATGGCAGGGTTAAATATAAATACAGGATTGCCTACATCAAATTTCTATCCTTAA
- the ribBA gene encoding bifunctional 3,4-dihydroxy-2-butanone-4-phosphate synthase/GTP cyclohydrolase II gives MNRKEELNVLFDPIADALAAIRNGECIVVVDDESRENEGDLICAAQFATPQQINFMAKEGRGLICLAMDGERLDQLDLPLMVDRNTDSNETAFTVSIDAGPEYSVSTGISAEDRARTIQVAISPNTKPNDLRRPGHIFPLRAKKGGVLKRAGHTEAAVDLAQLSGLSQAGVICEIQNADGSMARLPELRNYAKKWQLKIISIADLIKYRLENERFVFRMATTKLPSIFGDFEAIGYSNKLDGTEHIALVKGTLGKFKEPVLVRMHSECLTGDAFGSLRCDCRPQLEAALSRVTEEGEGIVVYLRQEGRGIGLINKLKAYSLQDGGLDTVEANERLGFPADLRNYGVGAQILTDLGIQRLRLLTNNPRKIAGLGGYGLKVESREPLVICPGDHNADYLYVKRTKLGHFIDENYQYESNNYYVIYWDGTSTNNNLSVLKNNAEAIAREYQLKLSPENSPRLLALWERPNFVWRVDNCKDINSIYDLLLLISNWEGTNRVGIFSSNNKQQAIHPSQNLENNTYTLNDLKDKKKEALDLISKKKLPYIITWK, from the coding sequence TTGAACAGAAAAGAAGAACTAAATGTTTTATTCGACCCAATAGCAGATGCATTAGCTGCTATAAGAAATGGCGAATGTATTGTCGTAGTCGATGATGAAAGTCGTGAAAATGAAGGGGATCTAATATGTGCAGCCCAATTTGCTACACCACAACAAATAAATTTCATGGCAAAGGAAGGCAGGGGATTGATATGTCTAGCTATGGATGGAGAAAGATTGGATCAATTAGATCTCCCTTTAATGGTTGATAGGAATACAGATTCTAATGAAACAGCATTTACTGTAAGTATTGATGCTGGCCCTGAATATTCGGTGTCAACAGGTATTTCAGCAGAAGATAGAGCAAGAACAATACAGGTAGCAATCAGTCCAAATACAAAACCAAATGATCTAAGAAGGCCTGGCCATATATTTCCCTTAAGAGCAAAAAAGGGAGGTGTTTTAAAAAGAGCTGGTCACACAGAAGCAGCTGTAGATCTGGCCCAATTATCAGGTTTATCTCAAGCAGGGGTTATATGTGAAATTCAAAATGCAGATGGCTCTATGGCCCGTTTGCCTGAATTAAGAAATTATGCAAAGAAATGGCAATTAAAAATAATAAGTATTGCTGATCTTATTAAATACAGATTAGAGAATGAGAGATTTGTTTTTCGTATGGCAACAACCAAATTGCCAAGTATTTTTGGTGATTTTGAAGCTATTGGTTATTCAAATAAGTTAGATGGTACAGAACATATTGCATTAGTAAAAGGAACACTAGGAAAATTTAAAGAGCCTGTTCTAGTAAGAATGCATTCGGAGTGTTTAACTGGTGATGCTTTTGGATCATTAAGATGCGATTGCCGACCTCAATTAGAAGCTGCATTATCACGAGTTACAGAAGAGGGAGAAGGAATAGTCGTATATTTAAGACAAGAAGGTAGAGGAATTGGATTAATTAATAAATTAAAAGCTTATAGTTTGCAAGATGGAGGCCTAGATACAGTTGAAGCTAATGAAAGGCTTGGCTTTCCAGCAGACCTTAGAAATTATGGAGTTGGTGCACAGATACTAACTGACCTAGGTATCCAGAGACTAAGATTATTGACAAATAATCCAAGAAAAATAGCTGGTCTTGGTGGTTATGGACTAAAAGTTGAAAGTAGAGAACCATTAGTTATTTGTCCTGGAGATCATAATGCTGATTATTTATATGTTAAGAGAACAAAGCTAGGTCATTTTATAGATGAGAATTATCAATATGAATCCAATAACTATTATGTAATTTATTGGGATGGTACATCTACAAATAACAATTTATCTGTCCTTAAAAACAACGCAGAAGCAATAGCTAGAGAATATCAATTGAAACTTAGTCCAGAAAACTCACCAAGACTTTTAGCTCTATGGGAAAGGCCAAATTTCGTTTGGAGAGTAGATAATTGCAAAGATATAAACTCAATTTACGATTTATTGTTGTTGATTAGTAACTGGGAAGGTACAAATAGGGTTGGAATATTTAGTTCAAATAACAAACAACAAGCTATACACCCATCTCAAAACTTAGAAAATAACACTTATACTTTAAATGATCTAAAGGATAAGAAAAAAGAGGCGCTTGATTTAATCTCTAAGAAAAAATTACCATATATAATTACCTGGAAATAA
- a CDS encoding peptidylprolyl isomerase, which translates to MKAIMDTDVGQINIELFDEEAPNTVANFVKLSKEGFYNGLSFHRVIPGFMAQGGCPNSRKGSSGIPGTGGPGYSIDCEINKNKHLPGSLSMAHAGKNTGGSQFFLVHEAQPHLDGVHTVFGKTDDISAVLNIQNGTEIKTLTIID; encoded by the coding sequence ATGAAAGCCATCATGGATACTGATGTAGGTCAGATTAACATAGAGTTATTTGATGAAGAAGCACCTAATACAGTAGCTAATTTTGTAAAGCTATCTAAAGAAGGTTTTTATAATGGTCTTTCATTTCATCGTGTTATACCTGGGTTTATGGCGCAAGGTGGGTGTCCTAATAGTAGAAAAGGTTCAAGTGGAATACCAGGGACAGGAGGACCTGGCTATAGCATTGATTGTGAAATCAATAAGAACAAACATCTTCCTGGCTCATTGTCTATGGCACATGCAGGCAAAAATACAGGAGGTAGTCAATTCTTCCTAGTTCATGAGGCTCAACCTCATTTAGATGGGGTGCACACTGTATTTGGAAAAACAGATGATATATCTGCTGTTCTTAATATTCAAAATGGTACAGAGATAAAAACTTTAACAATAATCGACTAG
- the murQ gene encoding N-acetylmuramic acid 6-phosphate etherase yields the protein MNRFEDYAREINEIKDRGHLITEQQNDNSENIHLYNTDKLVDVFIEEDLKPQLAIKYSKKNLVKSIDMIYNRLNNKGRLFYIGAGTSGRLAVLDASECPPTFCTSPDLVQAIIAGGYESLVKSSEQAEDNTEISIKELKDRKFTSNDCLIGITAGGTTPYVISSLEYAKKLGALTILITSVTKDQSNFSTDIDIRLITGPEIIAGSTRLKAATAAKMALNIISSGVMIKLGKVYKNRMIDLSVTNNKLLDRSIRILCDLLNIDRDAAIKLLEESRGSVKVSILMRLSGMNYVNSIKELKENNDHLPNTLSKLGIRT from the coding sequence ATGAATAGATTTGAAGATTACGCTAGAGAAATTAACGAGATAAAGGATAGAGGACATCTTATTACTGAACAACAAAATGATAATAGTGAAAATATACACTTATATAATACAGATAAGTTGGTTGATGTATTTATAGAAGAAGATTTGAAACCTCAATTAGCTATTAAATATTCCAAAAAGAACCTAGTTAAGTCCATAGATATGATTTATAATAGATTAAATAATAAAGGAAGATTGTTTTATATTGGAGCAGGCACGTCAGGTAGGCTTGCTGTTCTTGATGCTAGTGAATGTCCACCTACATTTTGTACATCTCCTGATCTGGTGCAAGCAATTATTGCAGGTGGTTATGAAAGCTTAGTTAAGAGTTCAGAACAAGCAGAAGATAATACTGAAATATCAATAAAAGAACTAAAAGATCGTAAATTCACTTCAAATGACTGCTTGATAGGAATAACAGCTGGTGGAACAACACCATATGTAATTTCCAGTTTGGAATATGCCAAAAAATTAGGTGCACTTACTATATTAATAACATCAGTCACAAAAGATCAATCTAATTTCAGTACAGATATAGATATAAGATTGATTACAGGTCCAGAAATAATAGCTGGATCTACACGCTTGAAAGCAGCAACAGCAGCAAAGATGGCACTAAATATTATTTCCTCAGGAGTAATGATTAAATTAGGTAAAGTATATAAGAATAGAATGATAGACCTTTCTGTAACTAATAACAAACTTTTAGATAGATCTATAAGAATTTTATGTGATTTATTGAATATTGATCGTGACGCAGCTATAAAACTCTTAGAGGAATCTAGAGGTTCCGTTAAAGTTTCTATTTTGATGAGATTATCTGGAATGAACTATGTTAATTCAATAAAAGAATTAAAGGAAAACAATGATCACTTGCCAAATACACTTTCTAAGTTAGGTATAAGAACATGA
- a CDS encoding DUF3110 domain-containing protein has protein sequence MLVHVLLYEIGDKNEGIHSIELNGKTIVLMFENKDDAERYCGLLEAQDFPKPTIEAIEESEIDSFCKEAGYESRFVEKGFIPKSEEDRLLIAPPEKNLDFNLLDEHINDRSNQVNELNNNQLDTIRNQLENLL, from the coding sequence ATGCTTGTACATGTCCTGCTTTATGAAATAGGTGATAAGAATGAAGGTATTCATTCGATTGAATTAAATGGAAAAACAATTGTACTAATGTTTGAAAATAAGGATGATGCTGAAAGGTATTGCGGACTTTTAGAAGCTCAGGACTTTCCTAAACCAACAATTGAAGCAATAGAAGAATCAGAGATAGATTCTTTTTGTAAGGAAGCCGGCTATGAATCTCGCTTTGTAGAAAAAGGTTTTATACCTAAATCAGAGGAAGATAGACTTTTAATAGCCCCACCAGAGAAGAATTTAGACTTTAATCTACTAGATGAACATATAAATGATAGAAGTAATCAAGTTAACGAACTTAATAATAATCAATTAGATACTATTAGAAATCAATTAGAGAATCTATTGTAA
- a CDS encoding DnaJ domain-containing protein: MTSTAKPDYWSILGLSPGSDLSQIKSAFRSEARRWHPDLNINDRNAEERFKLINEAYKVLIDPKKRTLWESQNNAPSELFAEGFPSYNEYLNQVLGIQIDSINNESSFNNEQDVEEYNLNNFDEFLEEEFYIDDIDQDFDKPTPSPTSPPPIKQLEDQESVVELTPDESLNGTEIQIELNNGTLVEIQTPSFAGDGWRLRLPGVAEGGKDHFIQLRVETDDGLRIDGLRVLYRLELFPQDALFGCGVEIPTLEGPVILQVPPKSSSGRLLRLRGRGLEYEELVGDQIVEVVIVLPADLTDSELALYKRLQELSYDDN, from the coding sequence ATGACTTCTACAGCTAAACCAGATTATTGGTCTATTTTGGGTCTATCTCCTGGGAGTGACCTGTCTCAAATAAAATCAGCATTTAGATCAGAAGCTAGAAGATGGCATCCAGATTTAAATATTAACGATAGAAATGCTGAAGAACGTTTTAAATTAATTAATGAGGCTTATAAAGTTTTAATAGATCCTAAAAAACGTACTTTATGGGAGTCACAGAATAATGCTCCCTCTGAATTATTTGCAGAAGGTTTTCCTTCTTATAATGAATATCTAAATCAAGTATTAGGGATACAGATAGATAGTATTAATAATGAATCTAGTTTTAATAATGAACAAGATGTAGAAGAATATAATTTAAATAATTTTGATGAATTTTTAGAAGAGGAATTTTATATAGATGATATAGATCAAGATTTTGATAAGCCTACACCATCTCCTACTTCTCCACCACCAATCAAACAATTAGAGGATCAAGAATCTGTAGTTGAATTAACACCTGATGAATCATTGAATGGAACTGAAATACAAATTGAATTAAATAATGGAACTTTAGTTGAAATACAAACACCCTCTTTTGCTGGAGATGGATGGAGATTAAGATTACCTGGAGTTGCAGAAGGAGGGAAGGATCATTTTATTCAACTAAGAGTAGAAACTGATGATGGATTAAGGATAGATGGCTTAAGAGTTTTATACCGATTGGAATTATTTCCACAAGATGCTTTATTTGGTTGTGGAGTTGAAATACCAACCCTAGAAGGACCTGTTATATTGCAGGTTCCTCCCAAGTCATCTTCAGGGCGATTACTACGATTAAGGGGACGTGGACTTGAATATGAAGAATTAGTAGGTGATCAAATTGTAGAGGTTGTTATAGTGTTACCAGCTGATCTAACAGACTCAGAATTAGCCTTATATAAAAGGCTTCAGGAATTATCATATGATGATAATTAG
- the dnaK gene encoding molecular chaperone DnaK: MGRIVGIDLGTTNSVIGVLEAGRPLVIANAEGLRTTPSVIGYTKDSELVVGQQARRQLVLNPRNTFSNLKRFIGRAWDELEETSLNVPYTIKSNDQGSVRVICPITEREYAPEELIGSIIRKLIDDGEKYLSETIDSAVITVPAYFNDSQRQATRDAALLAGIRVERILNEPTAAALAYGFDKKAASRVLVFDLGGGTFDISLLRISNGVFDVKATSGDTQLGGNDFDQKIVDWLAEDFKKENGIDLRRDRQSLQRLSEASEKAKQELSGLNSTPISLPFIATGSNGPLHIETVLDRKTFEGLCRDLMDRLLKPVENVLNDSGWNSDDINDVVLVGGSTRIPMVQQLVKTFVPVKPSQSVNPDEVVAIGAAVQGGIITGELRDLLLNDVTPLSLGLETVGGLMKVLIPRNTPIPVRQSDVFSTSEPNQSSVEINVWQGERQLAADNKSLGKFRLSGIPPAPRGVPQVQVAFDIDANGMLQVSATDRTTGRKQSVSITGGSNLNEEEVNNLINEAKQKADSDRKKRASIDQKNNALTLVAQAERRLRDVSLEFGPYCAERQQRAVEVAIRDVEDYLENNDLAELDISVSSLQESLFGLNRRISAEKRSDNNPIQGIKNTFGSLKDELFADDYWDDDPWDYEPQNQARNRGYKNRNLDDWDNDFYS, from the coding sequence ATGGGGAGGATTGTTGGAATTGATTTAGGTACCACTAACTCCGTCATCGGAGTTTTGGAAGCTGGACGCCCTCTTGTAATTGCAAATGCTGAAGGGCTTAGAACAACTCCATCAGTAATTGGATATACAAAGGATTCAGAATTGGTGGTCGGTCAACAAGCCAGAAGACAACTAGTACTTAACCCTAGAAATACCTTTTCAAATCTAAAAAGATTTATAGGAAGAGCTTGGGATGAATTAGAAGAAACCAGCTTAAATGTCCCTTATACAATAAAATCCAATGACCAAGGAAGCGTTAGAGTTATATGCCCAATCACGGAAAGAGAATATGCACCTGAAGAATTGATTGGAAGTATCATTAGAAAGTTAATAGATGATGGGGAAAAATATTTATCTGAAACTATTGATTCTGCTGTAATAACTGTACCTGCTTATTTTAATGATTCTCAGAGACAAGCTACTAGAGATGCAGCTCTTCTTGCAGGTATAAGAGTAGAGAGAATCTTAAATGAACCAACAGCGGCAGCTTTGGCATATGGCTTTGATAAGAAAGCAGCTTCTAGAGTTTTAGTTTTTGATCTAGGTGGAGGGACATTTGATATATCTTTGCTAAGAATTTCTAATGGAGTTTTTGATGTTAAAGCGACCTCTGGCGATACACAATTAGGTGGAAATGATTTTGATCAGAAAATTGTTGATTGGTTGGCTGAAGATTTTAAAAAAGAGAATGGAATAGACCTAAGAAGAGACAGACAATCTCTTCAACGCCTTTCTGAGGCTTCTGAAAAGGCCAAACAAGAATTATCTGGTCTGAATTCAACCCCTATTTCACTACCTTTTATTGCAACTGGTTCTAATGGCCCTTTGCACATAGAAACTGTTCTAGATAGAAAAACATTTGAAGGACTATGTAGGGATCTAATGGATAGGTTGTTAAAACCTGTGGAGAATGTTCTAAATGACTCTGGTTGGAACTCTGATGATATTAACGATGTTGTTTTAGTTGGTGGAAGCACAAGAATCCCTATGGTTCAACAACTTGTTAAAACATTTGTCCCTGTAAAACCATCTCAATCAGTCAATCCAGACGAAGTTGTAGCTATTGGTGCAGCAGTTCAAGGAGGAATCATTACTGGAGAATTAAGAGATCTTTTGCTGAATGATGTAACTCCTTTGTCATTGGGATTGGAAACTGTAGGAGGCCTTATGAAAGTTTTAATTCCTAGAAATACACCAATTCCTGTAAGACAATCTGATGTATTTAGTACATCTGAACCCAATCAATCCTCTGTAGAGATAAATGTCTGGCAAGGTGAAAGGCAACTCGCAGCAGATAATAAATCGCTTGGTAAATTTCGTTTATCAGGTATTCCTCCTGCTCCTAGAGGTGTCCCTCAAGTACAAGTGGCATTTGATATAGATGCTAATGGAATGCTTCAAGTAAGTGCTACTGATAGAACAACGGGCAGAAAACAGTCGGTAAGCATTACTGGTGGTTCTAATCTAAATGAAGAAGAAGTAAATAATTTAATAAATGAGGCAAAGCAAAAAGCTGATTCAGATCGCAAAAAACGAGCTTCTATTGATCAAAAAAATAATGCTCTAACTCTTGTAGCTCAGGCAGAAAGAAGATTACGTGATGTTTCTCTTGAATTTGGTCCTTATTGTGCAGAGAGACAACAAAGAGCAGTAGAAGTAGCAATTAGAGATGTAGAAGATTATTTAGAAAATAATGATTTAGCAGAGTTAGATATATCTGTTTCTTCTCTTCAGGAATCATTATTTGGATTAAATAGAAGAATTTCTGCTGAAAAGAGATCAGATAATAATCCTATTCAAGGTATAAAAAATACTTTTGGATCATTAAAAGATGAATTATTTGCAGATGATTATTGGGATGATGATCCATGGGATTATGAGCCGCAAAATCAAGCTAGAAATCGTGGGTATAAAAATAGAAATCTAGATGACTGGGACAATGACTTCTACAGCTAA
- a CDS encoding inositol monophosphatase family protein: MTSFKCVQASNKIGLDQETLDNLSVISRKAALIGGKVLMKYYQDITTVKNKGSEGDLVTNVDIEAENIIKEYLNKETPKIGILAEESGSSGYIDNLAWCIDPLDGTTNFAHGYPFFATSIGLISNNSPILGAIYIPYLKELYWGTPGKGSFCNNKKISVSKTIILKESLLVTGFSYDRRINNNNNYAEFCWLTHRTRGVRRDGAASVDLALLAAGKVDGYWEHGLQKWDLAAGAPIVELAGGFISHYNSDEFDLSKGSIVATNKGIRNELIEELNKVTPLSQKSYGV, encoded by the coding sequence ATGACATCTTTTAAATGTGTTCAAGCATCTAATAAAATAGGCCTAGATCAAGAGACTCTAGATAATTTATCTGTAATTTCAAGAAAAGCAGCATTAATAGGAGGTAAAGTATTGATGAAATATTATCAAGATATAACAACAGTTAAAAATAAAGGTAGCGAAGGTGATTTGGTTACAAATGTAGATATAGAAGCTGAAAACATAATAAAAGAGTATTTAAACAAAGAAACACCGAAAATTGGAATCCTAGCTGAAGAAAGTGGTTCCTCTGGGTATATAGATAATTTAGCTTGGTGTATAGATCCACTAGATGGAACAACGAATTTCGCACATGGCTATCCTTTTTTTGCCACGTCAATAGGTTTAATTTCTAACAATAGCCCAATACTTGGGGCAATTTATATACCTTACTTAAAAGAACTATACTGGGGTACTCCAGGTAAAGGGTCATTTTGTAATAACAAAAAAATCTCAGTCTCGAAAACAATTATTTTAAAAGAATCTTTATTGGTTACAGGGTTTTCATATGATAGAAGGATAAATAACAATAATAATTATGCAGAATTTTGTTGGTTAACACATAGAACTAGAGGAGTTAGAAGAGATGGAGCAGCTTCGGTTGATTTAGCTCTATTAGCAGCAGGCAAAGTTGATGGATATTGGGAACATGGATTGCAAAAATGGGATCTTGCAGCAGGTGCTCCTATAGTTGAGCTTGCTGGTGGATTTATTTCTCATTATAATTCTGATGAGTTTGATCTTAGTAAAGGTAGTATTGTTGCTACTAATAAAGGAATTAGAAATGAGTTAATAGAAGAACTTAATAAAGTTACACCGCTTAGCCAAAAGTCTTATGGTGTATAA